ACCAAAGATCTCACATTGCCCATAATAATCCATAGAAGACATGAATTAAATGTCccccttctctctcttcttcttgcTCCTGGTCTGCATCTTCTGCACCTCTTTTTCAGCCCACTGGGATTTGTGGATGTGGTTAAAGTATTATTTCATCTTTTGAAATGTTAATCAGCTGATCATGGTTGTACAAAACCAACTAGTTGCTGTGGTTACACAACAAAgcaaatgtccaaaaaaaaacccaactaaaCTTTCAAGGAGGACAGTATTCCACATCAGTTgagaaaaacattaacaaaagagTGCAACAAAGACATTTAATAGGAGAGACAACCGGGACGGACAGCACCACAAATAGAATAGGTTTGTTAGGACTGACTTTAACTGAAATGAACTCCTGAAATGTCATTCACAGAAAATATGTACCATGACTGCTGCTAATAGGGAGTGCTACAGGATGAGTGGCTGCAAACCTTTGACAGCAGTGTGCAGGCTCTCATTCTGGTCTCCTCCATACCACCCACATCTGCTGGACTGATGTTGTCCAGTAGCTTAGTCAGCAGTGGAAAAAGCACCTGTAAATAGACACGATCAATTTCGCTCTTAAATTTCAGTCTCAACTGAGTAGGGAAAGGTTGCATGGTTTCTAATATCCTTCACTATAATTTAACATTGTTGCCTGTTATAACaaattctttgtgtttttcacctTGTTGAAGCAGGACTCCCACTCAGCCGCATCAAGTGCCTGCAGATCATGGACAAGCAGTGCTCTTTGGAGGTAAGTGAGGGCCTGCATGCGGACTTGTCGCCTGGCATCGCAGCATAGCCAAGCAATTCCTGGAGAGTGCAACCAAAAACAGATATAATCATTTAGTCTTATCATGAAACAGAGGTCATATAATTAAGATGATTgttgcattttcatttgttaaatcAAAAGGAATATTTTCTAATGCTGGTTACAATAAGCCATTTCATTAAATATCTTTAAATTCAAGGAAACACTAGGAGTGACCCCTAAGCTGGGGACACAATAAACAATCACCCCGAATTTCAGTAAGAAAAAGTCTGTAATTTGTCTGCAGTAGTTTGGGTACAGTCAGTAGAGCACGTTGGCCCAAGAATCTAGTGTAAGAGGGAGATGGAGAAAGAGTCTGTAATTGTGTTATGGGAACCAACCCGACCGAAGTCTCAGGTAAACAATGTACAAGTATATTTGAATTCTGCTGccaacagtttctttttttggaatttgctTGTTATTATACAGTACTGCTCTTCCAAACATTAATTCTCTTAAGTCTCCTAAGATAGAAAAAATACATGCTTTAGAATAAAGCCAACACCGAAAGTCATTACAAAGCTAGCAAAACCATcttacaagcaaaaaaaaaaaagcttcaagaTTTTCCCATGGGTATTTGTGGGATAAAGAGGACATTACTGCTACCCAGTGGTATGTTCCTTTGACCTTCATACTGTCTCCtttgcaatttaattttttcactttttactttaaaaacaataaaagacaaTTCTATGGAACTTACAGAATATAGTGTCAGGTGTTCCATGCCTCTAATTTTGCAATTTGTTATATGTTGTCCAATTTCTCCACAACTTTTCACACTTCAGTTGTAGTCTTATAATGTAAGTCAGTCTCTCCATCTTGTAAATCACTTTGTACCAATTCATTATAATGGCCTTATTTGTAGCTTCCAGAAGATTGTTTGTTTAAATAGATGTCCAAGTATGTCTCCTTGTGATAAATGTCCAAAATAGAGAAATGTACATGTTTTGGGTAATGAGTATCCTAATACATCTGTTAACTGTTTATAAATATTGTTCCAATAGCTTGTTAGCTATGTACAAACATTGCCAAAACAATGAGCATGGTCCACATCTTGAATTCCATGGGTTGATGGGGTTTGAACCCTCAGCAAGCCAGTTGCACAGTGTATGGTCCCCGGTCAGTTGTGAAGCACAACTCTGCTGAAACCAGGCTTTTATGTTAGAGTGAACtctaattatttttcaaaattctgtGAAGACTATGAAAGTTGTGCAGTGTGTCCCAACGTTAAAGGTTCAAGGTAGACAGCACTGGGAATTCTTCTGAGCAGCAGCATATGTAGAGATGGTGGTCAACAACTCCAATGACAAGCTCTGATGGAGTCCATGGTTAGTGTTTTCAAACTGCTCCTATGTATTAATCAAATCTCTTGTATGTCTTCTTACAAACAAAGAAGGACTTAAAATCTATTTCTGTCCAACTTCGGGATAAAGTAGTGGTGTCTCACCTTGCAGTAGTGGGCACCAGCAGCTGGTCCACAAAGTTTGAGAGTCAGCTTCTATCTTTTTGCCAGAGGGCTCTAGATGGTGCTGTTCCTCTGCCCAGGAGCTGTAGATGCTGGCGGCCCGGGTGTGAAGGGTGTGCATCAGGTCCAACAGCTGCTTGGACACCAACAGAACAGTTACATCACACATGCTTTCAGGAATCAGAAACTTTGCATAACACCGTGACAAATATCGCAGGATtctaaagagaaaaacaaatatgcttAGATCAATtgcaacattttcaaaatgtagtTGCAGAAGGGCAGCAACAGACAACTCTTGTACtaagctgcagaaaaacagtcaaacatttattttagctaAAATCTCTTGCCTATTAAGCTTCAAATCGCAGTAAATATGTCTGTTTTTCCCCAAAGAATTCCTGATTTTTATAATATGCCTAGTTGTGTTTCACTGCTGAAGGCACATGCTGCCATGGGGAATATTGGTACCCTGAAGGAGTGCAGCCCATCTGCAGTAACATTCAGTTTTAGTGATACAGTGTTGCATCTAACTGTATGTTTTAGCAGTGAATATGATCATAACACCAAGGCAGGATTGCAGTTTGCAATCTAGGGAAATGGTGAGCtaagtggttagagcagtgtgcttatGTTCATAGGTGCCTGGTTCGATCCCCCCAGAATACtactatgggtccctgagcaagacctttaaccccagattgctccttTGGTGCTATGAACACttcccactgctccctaagagatgggttaaaggcagaaaaacatttctctttttccccctctctttcTTAAACATGGCAATTTTAGGGTGTCCTGTGTTAGTACACTTTACTTGGTCCAGAAAACTGCAGATTGAAAAAAAGTCCACAAATATTCCAGCTGTGAAAAGGTTGCTCAATATAAATTATTCAATATACAAATATCAATTTGTGACAAATTCTACTTGGACATTGTTAAAGTTGGCTTGGgcggtttttattttttcaacattttgactCTAACAATACATTGTTATTTTCCATATTAATTTGTCACACCCACTGTCATATAATTAATATCAAATGTTTTCTCATCACCTGTCATTGTTATGTTATGCCTTGAGACTTTAAATCAGTTGAGCCCAATATCAGTCCTCAAGACCCGCTGCTGTTAATTGCGAGTTTAACTGTACTTCTACAGAACTGGGTGATTTACTGAGGATGTAATGCAGCCAACCAAATAGGCAGGGATTGTTGATCAACATAAGGATATTGGTctgaaagcttttattttgaacataaaACTTGTGGTATTCAACAGATAGTTAAGTTAATTACTTTCTTTAAAGCCAACAAGCAGGGCCCTGACATAATAGGAGTATTAAACTGTCATCAGACACAGAAAATAATCTACAAGTAAAAGACAGATGGAATAGTATCAGGAAGGATGCAGTGTTCTTATTTTTCCTTTGGTCAATATAATGGCTAGAGGGTGCAATGCTCCAATATCAGATAAAAGGGCCCTTATAGTCATTTTTGTGGAGAGAGAAACTGTAGCATTTAAGAGAGGACAGATGTGTCAAAAGAGAAGTTGTTgagattttataaataaatgtagaagGCAAGAGTGCTATTGTACTTACATCTTGACTAACCTGTAATGACACTGTGTGATAGCTGGCTGGGACaccctcatcctcctcatcgTCACTGTGAGAACGTGATGGACGCTGACTTGATAATCGACTCCCAACTCGTCTTGTGCTGCCTCCAATTTCTCTCTCCCTACCCACTGGTTTCTTTCTCATCCGGGACTTTGAGTCATATTTGTGGTTTTTCTTCTTGTCATGGTTTCGATAACCTGGGAAAGAGATTTATCAGGGAAACTCAAACAACCTCTTTTGGATCAAAATCTGGACAGAGCtgatttggatttatttatttttttttgcttatttgtaaAGTTACTAGatggttaaaatataaataaaggtaGTTAAGGTAGtaaagtgtcctaaaggttattgactTCAccgagcaaatcattctttaaaatgttattttctcaaataatgttttgtttaactcaggatttgcattgtgaaaaggttgaaacacataccaaatgttctaaattaatCAAGCAAATTTGTTCAAGGTAGATCAAGGAACTCTAATACCTTTACTGgcatttgtaaaccacctttaacaagcttggatttatttttattacaggtTTAATTTCTTGATAttctaaaaaattatttttgccaGGGGTACCTTTGCTCTTACAGTGAGGAAAATAGTttatcttattatttttttattggatgTCAGGATTATTCCAGATGGGAGTACGGGTGCACGGGATAAGTGATGACCCTGTCATCTGAAGAAaatcccaccatgctgtcagagaaaagctgatattgatatttttaaagcatatgtGCCGTTTTATGTTTGAGCTTATAAATGGCAAATCAGAGGTCTCGAtatcaaatattttctattcAGTGTCTAGCCAGGGCTCATCTAAGGGATtatgttttaaccattttgagATGTACTATACCCTATTTGCTAAGAAGCAGTGATGGAAGGCAGATCTTGTTCTttatctttagtcttctgtagcATTTTTAAGATGATATGGGGTGTTATCTTcacaaagaaatttagagattgagTGACTTgaattttacataattttaatttatttgtaaaatgtgttgaactttttttctttgacttattttatatttttggtcGAGATTGTacatttgactgaatttgaccaAGTATTTTTTGTGACAGAACTGCCTTAACtacatgcaagaaaaaaaaaagaaatctagtTTTACAATATGAAATATCagagaattgtttttattttggtgaaaatattttcattgcCATTACTCACAAGAGAGTaacctaaaaaataataattaggaTAATCGCTAAGCAAATTGTTAGGCACACCACTAGTCAACAGTtagaaaaccaaacaaaattaaagccgcaagcgacGTCGAttggccctcgcagccaagcgccgctctggcctatcgGCCACAACGGGGGTTTGCGCACCACCGGCCGCAAGCCACCCCAGAAGCTTTCGCGCATTTTCCCTGCCCAGCCatcgggcgattcacacgaacgcgttCACCAGTGCTCCCCCACGACTCTGGTGCAGATTGGTCGATGCAGTGAGGAGATaaagccgttgaataatgataatgcatttggccaccgggccggactaaatcgttcagCGGGCCGGATACGGCCCGTCGGCTGTACGT
This genomic window from Fundulus heteroclitus isolate FHET01 unplaced genomic scaffold, MU-UCD_Fhet_4.1 scaffold_476, whole genome shotgun sequence contains:
- the LOC118560746 gene encoding Golgi-specific brefeldin A-resistance guanine nucleotide exchange factor 1-like; translated protein: VGKDDLETSKPTQVNTKAQLSHPLVNQYSLTLGQDLGQHDTKSLIKCVETLSFIVRDAAHVTPDNFELCVRAIRVFVEASLNGGYRNHDKKKNHKYDSKSRMRKKPVGREREIGGSTRRVGSRLSSQRPSRSHSDDEEDEGVPASYHTVSLQVSQDLLDLMHTLHTRAASIYSSWAEEQHHLEPSGKKIEADSQTLWTSCWCPLLQGIAWLCCDARRQVRMQALTYLQRALLVHDLQALDAAEWESCFNKVLFPLLTKLLDNISPADVGGMEETRMRACTLLSKVFLQHLSPLLSLPTFAALWLTILDFMDKYMHAGSSDLLLEAIPESLKNMLLVMDTAGIFRSSDSKTGYSDLWEITWERIVCFLPNLREELFKQTVTPVRT